The proteins below are encoded in one region of Sphingobacterium sp. R2:
- a CDS encoding RagB/SusD family nutrient uptake outer membrane protein has translation MKLNKIKIGSIMLSAMLLGVGCSKDVLDRPDQTKVIDENFWRNEADVRLYANDFYLNYFVGYNTFFGTAYAPLVGYNYADDFTSEGTQGGFEAVVPTSRGSSSATPDMLTTYSGPTWNFYWVRKANVMLNRVDTKAKSKLSEAEYKHWSAVARFFRGYEYSRLVSVFGDVPYFDVEVDPMDQATMYKERTKRGEVMDKVYTDFEYVLDNMRADDGKGYVNKYAAAALISNLMLFEGSWEKYHGLDQDRAKKYLTLAVKASEVVMNSGKWSFGSDFKSLFASEDLSSNPEVIFFRTYNDALKVTHSVGSYSNGTEGQKGVNLDLLKSFICNDGKVWQNSVVANASDFSMKSLAKTRDPRFEASLMDTVNTASSTFAYGHKFAAREALTYIGKTYPAKWSSNTNTNDAPVARLGEVVLNWIEARQILAEFFGGTAITQVDLDKSINAVRSRPLDATAIAKGVKKTAPLILNSLPNDPSRSSDVSPLMWEIRRERRMEFVYEYARLNDIRRWKKLEYMNFSRSADYSLGPWVNIKKDLPNRLTKAYEGVLKVRDAAGNTITYNGTNGDAMVGYYVVPKFGNRVSFTDRSYLAPVGLNQIQQYANLGYILAQTPGWQ, from the coding sequence ATGAAATTAAATAAGATAAAAATTGGATCTATCATGCTATCTGCAATGTTATTGGGGGTCGGCTGTAGTAAGGATGTTTTGGATAGGCCTGATCAAACTAAAGTAATCGATGAAAACTTTTGGAGAAATGAAGCAGATGTTCGTTTGTATGCAAATGATTTTTATTTAAACTATTTTGTTGGCTATAATACTTTTTTTGGTACCGCTTATGCTCCGTTGGTGGGCTATAACTACGCGGATGATTTTACATCTGAAGGTACACAGGGGGGATTTGAGGCGGTAGTGCCCACGAGTAGAGGATCTAGTAGTGCGACACCAGATATGTTGACTACTTATTCTGGGCCAACCTGGAACTTTTACTGGGTAAGAAAGGCTAATGTGATGTTGAATAGGGTTGATACAAAAGCTAAATCCAAATTGTCTGAAGCGGAGTATAAGCACTGGTCTGCAGTAGCTCGATTTTTTAGGGGCTATGAATACAGTCGGCTAGTTTCTGTATTTGGTGATGTGCCATATTTCGATGTTGAAGTTGATCCGATGGACCAAGCTACAATGTATAAAGAGCGAACCAAGCGTGGAGAAGTGATGGATAAAGTGTATACCGATTTCGAATATGTATTGGATAATATGCGTGCGGACGATGGAAAAGGCTATGTAAATAAGTATGCAGCAGCGGCACTTATTTCTAACCTTATGCTGTTTGAGGGATCATGGGAAAAATACCACGGCTTAGATCAAGATCGAGCAAAGAAGTATCTTACGCTCGCAGTCAAAGCATCCGAAGTGGTTATGAATAGTGGTAAATGGTCTTTTGGAAGTGATTTTAAGAGTTTGTTTGCGTCCGAAGATCTGTCAAGCAATCCTGAGGTAATTTTCTTTAGAACCTATAATGACGCCTTGAAGGTGACTCACTCCGTAGGGTCTTATAGTAATGGTACTGAGGGCCAAAAGGGAGTGAATTTGGATTTGCTTAAATCTTTTATCTGTAATGATGGAAAGGTCTGGCAAAACTCGGTAGTCGCAAATGCCTCGGATTTTTCGATGAAGTCTTTGGCGAAAACGAGAGATCCCCGGTTTGAAGCTTCATTGATGGATACAGTTAATACTGCCTCTTCAACATTTGCTTACGGTCATAAATTTGCTGCAAGAGAAGCTTTGACTTATATCGGAAAAACTTATCCTGCGAAATGGAGCAGCAATACAAATACAAATGATGCTCCAGTTGCGCGTCTTGGAGAAGTTGTGCTGAATTGGATTGAAGCGAGGCAAATTCTAGCTGAGTTTTTTGGTGGAACAGCTATTACCCAAGTTGATTTAGATAAATCGATAAACGCTGTTCGGAGTAGGCCGTTGGATGCAACTGCTATTGCTAAGGGGGTGAAGAAAACTGCACCTTTAATATTGAATTCATTACCGAACGATCCTAGTCGTAGTTCCGATGTGTCGCCTTTGATGTGGGAAATCAGACGTGAGCGGAGAATGGAGTTTGTGTATGAGTATGCGAGATTAAATGATATCCGTCGCTGGAAGAAATTGGAATATATGAATTTTTCGCGAAGTGCCGATTATTCGTTAGGTCCTTGGGTAAATATTAAAAAGGATCTTCCGAATCGTTTGACAAAGGCCTATGAAGGTGTTTTGAAGGTGCGGGATGCAGCTGGAAATACGATTACCTATAATGGTACTAATGGGGATGCTATGGTAGGATATTATGTCGTTCCGAAGTTTGGGAATAGGGTAAGTTTTACTGATCGATCTTATTTGGCTCCCGTCGGACTAAATCAAATTCAACAATACGCAAATTTGGGCTATATCTTGGCGCAGACTCCGGGATGGCAGTAA
- a CDS encoding SusC/RagA family TonB-linked outer membrane protein: protein MRKFVLFSVALGLSFPSESYSFTKKEGTLNSGNLTSALLRSSAKGAVQNTVQGTVKDGKGPVSGVSVFLIGGTASTKTDAQGQFKITAAVGSKLRFSSIGYVTKEVTVTSGSLDVTLADDNQALDEVVVVGYGTQKKGNLTGAVASINVKENLQSRPIADVGRAIQGTTPGFSVTVPSGEVGSDPTMRIRGAISSIQGNSSPLILVDNVEIPSIQYVNPDDVESITVLKDAASSSIYGAKAAFGVVLIKTKTGGSAEKVTVNYSNNFSFQNPYKKLEMGRVNALKYTIDALERVGGTETGAFYKVNKESYERAVEWDKKYGSTIGKDDPTVYGRDWFVDPGSPTKKYGVRTYDPYDYMVREWAPTQTHNLSLNGTVKKTQYTASFGSLNQSGMLKAGDSDKFKRYNAALRLNTELNKYLTIRGGAMFAQRNKIYPYATNSTTADPWLYMYRWSSLYPMGYDENRNPIRSPWSENEAANQASMLRNYINLSAGATVNIMKNWKVDVDYTFTNEDYSWRKNGTRYTAANSWVAAKQRFDAQGNPVYVNKEGVVVNKGDEDATLAYDLSNDMYTANGSAQDHIYMRSQNEHKHTVNAFTTYQLDLNDDHDFKFILGLNRVTNDGSYHWTQRADLLDITNPQFDLAVGQITGSGGEYWESQLGYFGRVNYAYKNKYLFEGNIRYDGSSKFPKDLKWRWFPSFSAGWVVSEEKFMDWSRSTLNQLKFRGSWGVIGNQTVPSDLYVSNMDAGQINYIVNGALLNSVGTPKLNWPSVTWEDLETLDFGADARFFKNKLGFTFDWYQKKTKNMFAPLEGTTLTLGSAAPWGNFGTLTTKGFELAIDFNHRFENGLGINFRANLDDSKSVFNGYTSLRTTGVNYNGRVYGDIWGYETDRLYQYSDFVLDEKNDPQLVKPNSDMTKYYGSTDNVYLLKEGPNGEKPVYQPRFQNSTNFYFGPGDVKFKDLNGDGEIDNGDGTIDNPGDMKIIGNSTPRYQYGFRFGADWKGFDVSAFFQGVGQRKVWGAGFLAIPGFNTSDGAMPASFVNDYWTKDNQGAFYPAAFNNSGSANVNNMQVQSRYLLDMSYLRIKNLTLGYTIPQNIVQRAKINNLRVYISLENFFTWDKLRGLPIDPEEVEGFSIFNETNYNGGRTGVGTPTFKSASFGVQLNF from the coding sequence ATGAGAAAATTTGTACTATTTTCTGTTGCTCTTGGATTGAGTTTTCCTTCTGAATCCTATTCTTTTACAAAAAAAGAAGGTACGTTGAACAGTGGTAATTTAACAAGCGCTCTTCTACGTTCTTCTGCAAAAGGTGCGGTTCAAAATACGGTGCAAGGTACTGTAAAGGATGGAAAAGGTCCAGTCTCTGGGGTAAGTGTATTTTTGATTGGCGGTACTGCGTCAACAAAGACCGATGCTCAAGGACAATTTAAAATTACAGCTGCCGTGGGGAGCAAGTTGCGTTTTTCATCTATTGGATACGTGACGAAAGAAGTTACCGTAACTTCAGGTTCGCTTGATGTGACGCTAGCCGACGATAATCAAGCGTTGGATGAAGTTGTGGTGGTGGGTTACGGTACGCAGAAAAAAGGTAACTTAACTGGTGCTGTTGCGTCGATTAATGTGAAGGAAAACCTACAGAGTCGTCCGATTGCCGATGTTGGAAGGGCAATTCAAGGTACGACGCCAGGTTTTAGTGTTACTGTGCCGAGTGGAGAGGTGGGGTCTGATCCTACTATGCGCATACGGGGTGCAATATCATCAATTCAAGGGAATAGTAGTCCATTGATCTTGGTAGATAATGTGGAGATTCCAAGTATTCAGTATGTAAATCCTGACGATGTGGAGTCTATTACAGTACTAAAAGATGCTGCCTCTTCATCCATCTACGGTGCAAAGGCTGCTTTCGGTGTGGTATTGATTAAGACTAAGACAGGAGGAAGTGCAGAGAAGGTTACGGTAAATTATTCCAATAATTTTTCATTCCAAAATCCATATAAAAAATTGGAAATGGGACGCGTTAATGCTTTAAAATATACCATCGATGCGTTAGAAAGAGTCGGAGGGACAGAGACTGGCGCTTTCTATAAAGTAAATAAAGAGAGTTATGAACGTGCGGTTGAGTGGGATAAAAAATATGGATCTACAATAGGTAAAGATGATCCAACTGTCTATGGTAGAGATTGGTTTGTTGATCCGGGATCACCAACGAAAAAATATGGTGTTAGAACTTATGACCCTTATGACTATATGGTGCGGGAATGGGCGCCCACACAAACGCATAATTTGTCTTTAAATGGTACGGTTAAGAAAACACAATATACTGCTTCATTCGGTTCGTTGAATCAGAGTGGTATGTTAAAGGCAGGGGATTCTGATAAATTTAAACGGTATAATGCTGCGCTAAGACTAAATACCGAACTGAATAAATATTTGACTATTAGAGGCGGGGCTATGTTTGCTCAACGGAACAAGATCTATCCGTATGCAACAAATTCAACAACGGCCGATCCGTGGTTATATATGTATCGCTGGAGTTCGCTTTATCCAATGGGATATGATGAAAATAGAAATCCAATAAGAAGTCCATGGAGTGAAAATGAGGCGGCAAATCAAGCTTCTATGCTTCGTAATTATATTAACTTAAGTGCTGGTGCTACAGTTAATATTATGAAAAATTGGAAAGTAGATGTAGACTATACATTTACCAATGAAGATTATAGTTGGCGAAAAAACGGAACTAGGTATACCGCTGCCAATTCTTGGGTGGCTGCCAAACAAAGGTTTGATGCACAAGGAAATCCTGTTTATGTCAATAAAGAAGGGGTTGTTGTCAATAAGGGAGATGAGGATGCGACTTTAGCTTATGATCTTTCTAATGATATGTATACAGCTAATGGCTCAGCACAAGACCATATCTACATGCGCTCGCAAAATGAACACAAACATACAGTGAATGCATTTACAACATATCAACTTGATTTGAATGATGATCATGACTTTAAATTTATCCTTGGTCTCAATAGAGTGACAAATGATGGTTCTTATCACTGGACGCAGCGAGCTGATTTATTGGATATTACAAATCCACAGTTTGATTTGGCTGTTGGTCAGATTACTGGAAGTGGTGGCGAATACTGGGAATCTCAATTGGGCTATTTTGGGCGCGTGAACTATGCTTATAAGAATAAATATCTGTTTGAAGGAAATATCCGTTATGATGGTTCATCCAAGTTTCCTAAAGATTTGAAATGGCGCTGGTTCCCTTCCTTCTCAGCGGGTTGGGTAGTTTCGGAAGAAAAGTTCATGGACTGGTCAAGATCTACATTAAATCAGTTGAAGTTTAGAGGTTCATGGGGAGTTATTGGAAACCAAACAGTACCTTCTGACCTTTATGTTTCCAACATGGACGCGGGTCAGATTAACTATATTGTCAATGGCGCACTGTTGAATTCAGTTGGTACACCAAAATTGAACTGGCCAAGCGTTACTTGGGAAGATCTTGAAACCCTCGATTTTGGAGCAGATGCTAGATTTTTTAAAAATAAATTAGGGTTTACATTTGATTGGTATCAAAAGAAAACGAAAAACATGTTTGCTCCTTTGGAAGGGACAACATTGACTTTGGGTTCTGCAGCGCCCTGGGGTAACTTTGGTACTTTAACAACTAAGGGATTCGAGCTAGCAATCGATTTTAATCATCGATTCGAAAATGGACTGGGTATTAACTTTAGGGCCAATTTGGATGATTCAAAATCTGTCTTCAATGGCTACACCTCATTACGTACTACAGGTGTAAATTACAATGGTAGGGTTTATGGTGATATTTGGGGATATGAGACTGACCGTTTATACCAATATAGCGATTTTGTATTGGATGAAAAAAATGATCCTCAATTGGTAAAGCCAAATAGCGATATGACTAAATATTACGGAAGTACAGATAATGTCTATCTATTAAAAGAAGGACCAAATGGCGAGAAGCCTGTTTACCAGCCACGATTCCAAAATTCAACTAATTTCTATTTTGGTCCTGGTGATGTTAAATTCAAAGATTTGAATGGTGACGGTGAGATCGATAATGGTGATGGTACTATTGATAATCCTGGTGACATGAAGATCATTGGTAATTCAACGCCTCGTTATCAGTATGGTTTTAGATTTGGTGCTGATTGGAAAGGATTCGATGTTTCGGCATTTTTCCAAGGAGTGGGACAACGTAAGGTTTGGGGAGCGGGATTCTTGGCGATTCCAGGATTTAACACATCAGACGGTGCAATGCCTGCAAGCTTTGTCAACGATTACTGGACTAAAGATAATCAGGGAGCTTTCTATCCTGCTGCATTTAACAATAGTGGTAGTGCAAATGTGAATAATATGCAAGTTCAGTCCCGCTACTTATTAGATATGTCATATCTTAGAATTAAGAACTTAACTCTAGGGTATACAATTCCTCAAAATATTGTACAGCGAGCTAAGATAAATAACCTGCGTGTTTATATATCGTTGGAGAATTTCTTCACTTGGGATAAACTTAGAGGCTTACCGATTGATCCGGAAGAGGTGGAAGGTTTCTCGATTTTTAATGAGACGAATTATAACGGTGGACGTACCGGCGTGGGAACACCAACATTTAAGAGTGCATCGTTTGGTGTTCAGTTAAACTTTTAA
- a CDS encoding exo-beta-N-acetylmuramidase NamZ domain-containing protein, whose protein sequence is MMKTTLLKLAFAISIAGFTSCGSSLKSAQVNATNGIRVAGAAEHVILPGADQLDLYLPQLKGKKVGIMGNQTSIVGSNKRHVVDVLMENKVDLKFAFAPEHGFRGNVERGEKFGNDLDQKTGLPLFTLYGGNKKQDSIVNSIDVMIFDLQDVGARFYTYITSLHRVMELCAKHNKKLIILDRPNPNGDQVDGPVRHDDKFKSDVSWHKIAMIHGLTIGELAQMINGERWLENGRQADIQIVKVQNWDHKTMYDLPVVPSPSLPNPLSVRLYLSLCLFEGTDISVGRGTDWPFQVLGYTNPVYGSFTFTPGERHGMSKHVEGKGATNYGIDLRALDPAGQKFTLKYLLDFYQKTPDKSTFFARPEFFDKLAGTDQLRKQILAGQSEKQIRASWSDDLKAYKQMRKKYLLYTDFE, encoded by the coding sequence ATGATGAAAACTACCTTATTAAAACTTGCCTTTGCCATTTCCATTGCCGGTTTTACCTCTTGCGGCAGTTCACTAAAGTCTGCTCAGGTCAATGCGACAAATGGGATACGCGTAGCGGGGGCGGCAGAACATGTGATTTTGCCAGGAGCGGATCAGCTCGATTTATATCTGCCTCAATTAAAAGGTAAGAAGGTAGGTATTATGGGGAATCAAACTTCGATTGTTGGTTCCAATAAAAGGCATGTTGTTGATGTATTGATGGAGAACAAAGTTGACTTAAAATTTGCTTTTGCTCCGGAGCACGGTTTCCGTGGTAATGTTGAACGTGGCGAGAAGTTTGGGAATGATTTGGATCAGAAAACAGGTTTGCCTTTGTTTACATTATATGGTGGTAATAAAAAGCAGGATTCCATTGTGAATTCCATTGATGTCATGATTTTCGATCTACAAGATGTAGGTGCGCGTTTTTATACCTATATCACTTCATTGCATCGTGTCATGGAGCTTTGTGCAAAACATAATAAAAAACTGATCATTCTAGATCGCCCAAATCCAAACGGCGATCAAGTAGATGGACCTGTAAGGCATGACGATAAATTTAAATCCGATGTGTCTTGGCATAAGATAGCGATGATTCACGGTCTGACTATTGGAGAGCTTGCGCAGATGATCAATGGAGAACGTTGGTTGGAGAATGGGCGCCAGGCGGATATACAGATTGTGAAGGTGCAAAACTGGGATCACAAGACAATGTATGATTTGCCCGTGGTTCCCTCGCCAAGTCTACCCAATCCACTGTCGGTCCGTTTATATCTTTCATTGTGCCTTTTCGAAGGGACTGATATTTCGGTAGGACGTGGTACAGATTGGCCTTTTCAGGTTTTAGGATATACAAATCCGGTATACGGTTCTTTTACGTTTACTCCCGGCGAACGCCATGGTATGTCGAAGCATGTGGAAGGAAAAGGGGCTACAAATTATGGTATAGACCTACGGGCTTTAGATCCAGCGGGTCAAAAATTTACCTTAAAATATCTATTGGATTTTTATCAAAAGACACCGGATAAATCCACTTTTTTTGCACGGCCTGAATTTTTTGATAAACTGGCAGGCACCGATCAATTACGCAAGCAGATCCTTGCTGGTCAATCCGAGAAACAGATTCGTGCGTCGTGGTCTGATGACTTAAAGGCGTATAAGCAAATGCGTAAAAAGTATTTGCTTTACACTGATTTTGAATAG
- a CDS encoding N-acetylmuramoyl-L-alanine amidase, which translates to MKSILLVVNCLLATMLFAQSPKIIQKPITWNQERIQLSLDYLKNRHGLTQSAPIIHPKMVVVHWTANNSVKATFNTFNPVKLPGRPELTKASALNVSSQFVIDRDGTIYQFLSDSIFARHTIGLNYCAIGIENIGSREHPLTHAQLKANEELIRYLSKKYPIAFVLGHHEYQRFKKTSWWKETDPNYITGKDDPGDKFMNELRSALNDLKLNSLP; encoded by the coding sequence ATGAAATCTATTCTGTTAGTTGTTAATTGCCTTTTGGCGACGATGTTGTTCGCCCAATCTCCCAAGATTATTCAGAAACCAATTACTTGGAATCAGGAACGAATACAGCTTTCCCTGGATTATTTGAAAAATAGACATGGTCTGACCCAGTCAGCCCCGATTATTCATCCTAAAATGGTTGTCGTGCACTGGACTGCAAACAATAGTGTGAAAGCAACGTTCAACACTTTCAATCCGGTAAAACTGCCGGGAAGACCTGAACTGACCAAAGCAAGTGCTTTGAATGTATCTTCCCAATTCGTCATTGATCGTGATGGCACTATTTACCAATTTTTGTCCGATTCTATTTTTGCGCGACATACTATAGGACTCAACTATTGTGCGATCGGTATCGAGAATATCGGCAGCCGCGAACATCCACTAACGCATGCGCAACTGAAAGCTAATGAAGAACTAATTCGCTATCTCAGCAAAAAATACCCGATAGCATTTGTATTGGGCCACCATGAATATCAGCGTTTCAAAAAAACAAGTTGGTGGAAAGAGACAGATCCAAATTATATTACAGGTAAAGACGATCCGGGCGATAAATTCATGAATGAATTGCGGTCCGCGCTGAATGATTTAAAATTAAATTCTCTTCCTTAA
- a CDS encoding SusD/RagB family nutrient-binding outer membrane lipoprotein — protein sequence MKKFIYIVAAASTLALGSCSKWLDVNENPNSANTTVPTAVQRLPPILAQFADGYESAGTRASFITQQLAVVNANSNNWNLTRWNLTNAAVGWPWQAWYVNTAVNIQPMIDAADKVGANHYVGVGKIIKAWGFGYMVDCYGILPYDEFDNKDILTPKFDDGEYIYGKVLPLLDEAILDLSKAQDQYAPSLKEGDTYNGGDVQKWIKLAYGLKARFLNHYSKKANYNPDEILSLLAKAPSSSIDGTTYQYVDEGKDVSDNSKAALQWANTGTTARITKLYYDYITNNYTGAPTGGNNMVDPRLDLLVPSMDNGKGVLVRSKVVDMQSSLPATGPVAVTFNEKNNQFSHADSVYVSLRSNTAASTGRVLSTGTWYTRKGGKGLLLTGAEMKFIEAEIRFKKGQLALALQAYKDGIKIHMEIMGVASGDLTKFLESTSVVQDASKLTLSQIMIQKYIALSYSQEQWADLRRMDFCTDASGNYNETIGIYKGFNRPSHVFANSFPNPTDWPRRFAIASYENSYNLDQVKKADPDAGSPTYITKPVFWDKK from the coding sequence ATGAAAAAGTTTATTTATATAGTAGCTGCAGCCTCAACACTCGCTTTGGGTTCGTGTAGCAAATGGCTTGATGTAAATGAAAACCCTAATTCGGCGAATACGACTGTTCCGACAGCTGTGCAGCGTTTGCCCCCTATACTGGCTCAATTTGCTGATGGGTATGAAAGCGCCGGCACAAGGGCTTCTTTTATTACACAGCAACTGGCTGTGGTAAATGCAAATAGCAATAACTGGAATTTGACAAGATGGAATTTGACCAATGCCGCCGTGGGATGGCCGTGGCAAGCTTGGTATGTCAATACTGCTGTAAATATTCAGCCGATGATTGATGCCGCCGATAAGGTTGGCGCAAATCATTATGTGGGTGTTGGTAAGATTATAAAGGCATGGGGCTTTGGATATATGGTCGACTGTTATGGAATTTTGCCTTATGATGAATTTGATAATAAAGATATTCTTACCCCTAAGTTTGATGACGGAGAATATATCTATGGGAAAGTGTTGCCACTACTTGATGAAGCAATTTTAGATCTTAGTAAAGCACAAGATCAGTATGCACCCTCTTTGAAAGAAGGCGATACCTATAACGGTGGTGATGTACAAAAGTGGATAAAATTGGCCTATGGTCTAAAGGCACGTTTTTTAAACCATTATAGTAAAAAAGCAAATTATAATCCGGATGAAATTCTGTCTTTATTGGCTAAGGCTCCTTCTTCAAGTATTGATGGTACTACGTATCAGTATGTGGATGAAGGTAAAGATGTCAGTGATAATTCTAAAGCTGCACTGCAATGGGCTAATACCGGTACTACTGCAAGAATAACGAAACTGTATTACGACTATATCACCAATAATTATACAGGTGCTCCTACAGGAGGGAATAATATGGTAGACCCTCGCTTGGATCTATTGGTTCCTAGTATGGATAATGGTAAAGGAGTGTTGGTGCGTTCAAAAGTAGTGGATATGCAATCTTCTTTGCCCGCTACAGGTCCTGTAGCAGTGACTTTCAACGAAAAAAATAATCAGTTTTCCCATGCTGATTCTGTTTATGTATCCTTACGAAGCAATACAGCGGCTTCTACTGGACGTGTTTTGTCAACCGGAACATGGTATACGCGAAAAGGAGGAAAAGGTTTATTGTTAACTGGTGCCGAAATGAAATTTATAGAAGCAGAGATACGTTTCAAAAAAGGACAGCTTGCTCTGGCTCTCCAGGCGTATAAAGATGGAATTAAAATTCATATGGAAATAATGGGAGTGGCTAGTGGAGATCTGACAAAGTTCTTGGAGAGTACATCTGTTGTTCAGGATGCTTCCAAGCTGACGTTAAGCCAAATTATGATTCAAAAATATATAGCGCTTTCTTATTCGCAAGAGCAATGGGCAGACTTGCGTAGAATGGATTTTTGCACCGATGCGTCTGGTAATTATAACGAGACAATCGGTATCTATAAAGGTTTCAATCGTCCTAGTCATGTTTTTGCGAATTCTTTTCCTAATCCAACTGATTGGCCAAGGAGATTTGCAATAGCTTCTTACGAAAACAGCTATAATCTTGACCAAGTGAAAAAGGCCGATCCCGATGCAGGTTCGCCAACATATATCACTAAACCCGTATTTTGGGATAAAAAGTAA